The Apostichopus japonicus isolate 1M-3 chromosome 20, ASM3797524v1, whole genome shotgun sequence genome contains a region encoding:
- the LOC139961425 gene encoding cAMP-regulated D2 protein-like, with product MGGRLLSYSTFIVTLGFLSFRGIDSRNLPLIADTVYGPVQGKREGTSDAFLGVPFAQPPIGGMRWKDPQPPSAWKPEVLKADTQPPGCMQRCIDPPFACPTSTSEDCLYMDIYRPSSTESDGLLPVFVYLHGGKFESGSCSAGIYNGRILASAMDAVVVCINYRLGAFGYLFLGTDPTTGEDVNGNFGLKDQIAGLEFLKENLESFGGDPNKITLAGQSAGAQSVAIHMTTDEVSDLFQQGIMFSEPFALPLKTPTDAIKLGQQFVATLSCQKDVMTCLRSKTANDVQSASDISSYSEVNLRKLFQQFQPWGPVVEVQPIKMFENGQYQDKPVMLGSVTEEGRIFVYDLIKDPIVDFFYFIILSVFVPGKSNEILNHYPADSSLADQREVVSQLAADYVFTCPIQHVAKLMFIQKGLNVYHYIFDQVFSTPEAWDTYVGCYGHVCHGGDLPYIFGSAPFAGFSYTDKEKVLTNSEMKYIANFIRSGNPNEGSSDVAGNLPHWPSIGEKNGAWSSLLLAGDKDISVLENWKADICFFWDDIGYYGVPNINK from the exons atggGAGGCAGACTCTTAAGTTATAGTACGTTCATTGTTACACTCGGTTTCCTCTCTTTTCGGGGTATCGATTCCCGTAATTTACCGCTAATAGCTGACACCGTTTACGGACCAGTTCAGGGTAAACGTGAAGGCACGAGCGACGCGTTTCTTGGGGTACCGTTCGCTCAACCGCCCATTGGAGGAATGCGGTGGAAAGATCCTCAACCACCGTCTGCCTGGAAGCCAGAAGTACTGAAAGCGGACACCCAACCCCCAGGATGTATGCAAAGATGTATTGATCCACCGTTTGCTTGTCCAACCTCT ACTAGCGAAGATTGTCTGTATATGGATATCTACCGACCCTCGTCTACCGAGTCCGACGGTTTGTTACCGGTGTTCGTCTACTTACATGGCGGCAAATTCGAGTCGGGCTCCTGCAGTGCGGGCATCTACAACGGTCGCATACTGGCCTCAGCAATGGACGCCGTGGTAGTCTGCATCAATTACCGCTTAG GAGCTTTTGGTTATCTGTTCTTGGGAACAGATCCAACCACAGGCGAGGACGTAAACGGTAACTTTGGTTTAAAAGATCAGATAGCAGGTTTGGAATTTCTAAAAGAAAATCTTGAAAGTTTTGGCGGGGATCCGAATAAG ATAACTCTCGCTGGCCAAAGCGCTGGTGCGCAGTCCGTCGCGATCCATATGACGACAGATGAAGTAAGCGATCTCTTTCAGCAGGGAATTATGTTCAGCGAGCCCTTCGCTTTACCTTTAAAGACCCCAACAGATGCAATCAAACTAGGCCAACAGTTTGTCGCCACATTGTCGTGTCAGAAAGACGTTATGACTTGTCTgcgaagtaaaacagccaatgacGTGCAGAGTGCCTCTGACATCAGTAGCTACTCTGAAGTCAACCTGAGGAAATTGTTCCAACAATTTCAGCCTTGGGGACCCGTGGTTGAAGTACAGCCgataaaaatgtttgaaaacgGACAGTATCAAGACAAGCCTGTCATGCTGGGAAGTGTCACAGAGGAAGGACGAATATTTGTGTATGACTTGATCAAAGACCCAATTGTGGATTTCTTTTACTTTATAATTCTATCCGTGTTCGTTCCGGGAAAGTCGAACGAAATATTAAACCATTATCCAGCAGATTCTAGCCTAGCGGATCAACGAGAAGTCGTCAGTCAGTTAGCCGCAGACTACGTGTTCACGTGTCCGATCCAACATGTTGCCAAGCTCATGTTTATCCAAAAAGGGCTAAATGTCTATCATTACATCTTCGACCAGGTATTTTCGACCCCGGAAGCTTGGGACACCTACGTCGGTTGCTACGGACACGTTTGTCATGGCGGTGATCTACCTTACATATTTGGCAGCGCGCCTTTTGCAGGTTTTTCGTATACCGACAAGGAAAAAGTGTTAACAAATAGCGAGATGAAATACATAGCTAACTTCATTCGATCTGGAAATCCTAATGAAGGGTCTAGTGACGTAGCCGGTAATTTACCACATTGGCCCTCCATCGGAGAAAAGAACGGAGCGTGGTCCAGCCTCCTCTTAGCAGGAGATAAAGATATAAGTGTCTTGGAAAATTGGAAGGCTGATATTTGCTTCTTTTGGGATGACATCGGGTACTACGGCGTTCCAAATATAAACAAGTAG
- the LOC139961259 gene encoding adenosine receptor A2a-like produces MENSISSNGTDYIHSDRTPGINRPFGNFTLRVSTLGLVIYVGVYTLVILFSVLGNSMVINAFIRAKSFCRVHSYFIAGLAVADFLTGLIAIPCAMFARIVVSPLTCYEETRDYFFAPAVIFCSVSVFHLIAIAINRYIAISKPLKYSTIMNPCNCKVIIVAMWCVGIAFGLLPILSKEETVQKSWVCDTDRYRSSAVIAHRIVTSLIIPTFMLFLSLIYVRIFYLAYKCKWDATKTYTIASRPSVAQVHRKSRSTWHIKTTVTSAIILAVFAVCWLPHSFEFLFEVFTRSKDNSLFVFIVITETLGFSNSFANPIIYGFRNRAFRNACREFIDGFRFNRS; encoded by the coding sequence ATGGAAAACTCAATCAGCTCAAACGGTACAGATTACATTCACTCTGATCGAACACCGGGAATCAACCGTCCTTTCGGAAACTTTACTCTCAGAGTTTCCACACTGGGTTTAGTTATTTACGTCGGGGTTTACACACTTGTCATCTTGTTTTCCGTCCTAGGTAATTCGATGGTTATAAATGCATTCATACGTGCAAAAAGCTTTTGTAGAGTTCACAGCTATTTCATAGCCGGTTTAGCGGTTGCTGATTTTCTGACCGGTTTAATCGCGATACCCTGCGCGATGTTTGCTCGTATCGTCGTATCTCCTCTAACATGCTACGAAGAGACCAGAGATTATTTCTTCGCACCAGCTGTAATTTTCTGTTCTGTGTCCGTGTTCCACTTGATAGCTATCGCGATTAATCGGTATATCGCTATTTCGAAACCGTTGAAATATTCGACTATCATGAATCCGTGCAACTGTAAAGTCATCATAGTGGCGATGTGGTGTGTAGGTATCGCTTTTGGCCTGCTGCCGATACTCAGTAAAGAAGAAACGGTGCAAAAGTCATGGGTGTGTGACACCGACAGATATCGGTCATCGGCTGTTATTGCACATCGCATTGTTACATCGTTAATCATACCGACTTTTATGTTATTTCTATCATTGATCTACGTGCGTATATTTTACCTGGCCTACAAATGTAAATGGGATGCCACGAAAACGTATACCATTGCTTCAAGACCTTCTGTGGCACAGGTACACCGGAAGTCGAGATCGACATGGCACATTAAAACTACCGTCACATCGGCTATCATTTTGGCTGTGTTTGCGGTGTGCTGGTTACCGCACAGTTTTGAATTCCTGTTTGAGGTCTTCACAAGATCGAAAGATAATTCTTTATTCGTGTTTATCGTTATAACAGAAACACTTGGGTTCTCTAACTCCTTCGCCAATCCAATCATATACGGCTTCCGGAATCGTGCTTTTAGGAACGCTTGTAGAGAATTCATAGATGGATTTCGATTCAATAGGAGTTAG